The Rhodocytophaga rosea genome has a segment encoding these proteins:
- a CDS encoding TonB-dependent receptor yields the protein MRSIILTLVLIFFYQWAFAQTLIKGKITDTSGEPLPGVNVYLKNTYDGISTGTDGSFTFKTPETGSQILVATFVGYQASELPIEIKGAVQEINLKLKEVQSELNTVTITAGAFEASDEKKSVILRPLDIFTTAGANADITVAFQTLPGAQRVGDSEGLFVRGGSANETKTIIDGTVVENPFYSNTPDVPQRSRFSPAFFKGTSFSTGGYSAQYGQALSSVMVLNTKDLPDSSKTDIGLMAAGGYVSRTQRWNKTSLFAEGIYTHLGPLFKLVPQNVEWLKVPQSAGGTVVFKHKPTEHSIFKVYSNYTRSQSGLRYRDFENIDQENSFYLINNNIYVNTSYQHAFGEGKWVATAASSYSYNHDDIDISTDHTTRFEERTQARGTLSRTVGENSSILAGAEIHQYSFGNSFNEYKNELQDTYVAGFVESDIYLTRKLAARIGIRTEHSQLIDNYAIAPRTSLAYKTGDYSQISFAFGQFYQSPENRYLFTNRRLNFEKADHFILNYQLMKNRRTFRAEAYYKDYTRLAREHDQFPYDPNRFRQPTENTDNSGYGYAQGLDIFWRDQQTFKNADYWVSYSFLDTKRNYQNFPTEAMPSFASRHNVSVVYKQFFTAISSMVSVTYNFASGRPYYNPNADQFMSNFTKPYHGINASISYLTHIKDHFTVVFASVNNVLGTQNVFGYRYSLDGSRRQEIGQAATRGIFVGMFISIGAGFEP from the coding sequence ATGCGATCAATTATACTCACACTTGTACTTATATTTTTTTACCAATGGGCATTTGCCCAGACCCTGATTAAAGGAAAAATCACAGATACCAGTGGTGAACCACTCCCCGGAGTAAATGTGTACCTGAAAAACACCTACGATGGCATTTCAACTGGAACTGATGGAAGTTTTACATTCAAAACCCCGGAAACCGGAAGCCAGATACTTGTAGCTACATTCGTAGGATACCAGGCATCAGAATTACCTATAGAGATAAAAGGGGCTGTACAAGAAATTAACCTGAAATTAAAGGAAGTACAGAGTGAGTTAAATACGGTAACTATTACGGCAGGGGCGTTTGAAGCCAGCGATGAAAAGAAATCTGTCATCCTGCGTCCACTGGATATATTTACAACAGCAGGAGCCAATGCCGATATCACCGTTGCCTTTCAGACCTTGCCTGGTGCCCAGCGGGTGGGTGATTCGGAAGGTTTGTTTGTGAGAGGAGGTTCGGCAAACGAAACTAAAACCATTATTGATGGCACGGTTGTAGAAAATCCTTTTTACAGCAATACACCGGATGTGCCCCAGCGGAGCCGCTTTTCTCCGGCTTTTTTCAAAGGAACCTCTTTTAGTACCGGCGGCTATTCTGCCCAGTATGGACAAGCTCTTTCGTCGGTGATGGTACTCAATACCAAAGATCTGCCTGATAGTTCGAAAACAGATATTGGCCTGATGGCAGCTGGCGGCTATGTTTCACGTACCCAGCGCTGGAACAAAACATCATTGTTTGCAGAAGGAATTTATACACACTTAGGTCCGCTGTTCAAACTGGTGCCACAGAATGTAGAGTGGCTGAAAGTGCCGCAATCAGCCGGAGGCACTGTTGTGTTTAAACATAAACCAACTGAACACAGCATTTTTAAAGTATACAGCAATTACACCCGTTCTCAATCCGGACTCAGGTACCGGGATTTCGAAAATATCGACCAGGAAAATTCCTTTTACCTGATCAATAATAATATCTATGTAAACACTTCCTATCAGCATGCGTTTGGTGAAGGAAAATGGGTGGCCACAGCGGCATCTTCTTACAGCTATAATCACGACGATATTGACATCAGCACCGATCATACCACCAGGTTTGAAGAACGGACCCAGGCCAGAGGAACTTTATCCCGTACGGTGGGTGAAAATTCATCTATTCTGGCAGGGGCAGAAATACATCAATACAGCTTTGGCAATAGTTTTAATGAATATAAAAATGAGCTGCAGGACACCTATGTAGCTGGGTTTGTAGAATCAGATATTTACCTCACCCGGAAACTAGCTGCCAGAATTGGTATCCGTACCGAGCATTCACAGCTTATTGATAACTACGCCATAGCGCCCAGGACTTCTCTGGCCTACAAAACAGGGGATTATAGCCAGATTTCCTTTGCTTTCGGACAGTTTTACCAGTCGCCGGAAAACAGGTATTTGTTTACCAACCGCAGACTGAACTTTGAGAAAGCCGATCATTTTATTCTCAACTATCAGCTGATGAAAAACAGGCGTACGTTCCGGGCTGAGGCGTATTATAAAGACTATACCCGTTTAGCCAGAGAACATGACCAGTTTCCTTACGATCCGAACCGTTTCAGGCAACCCACAGAAAACACCGACAACAGCGGATATGGATATGCACAAGGGCTAGATATATTCTGGCGGGATCAGCAAACATTTAAGAATGCAGATTACTGGGTGTCGTATTCTTTTCTGGATACCAAGCGTAATTATCAGAACTTTCCCACGGAAGCTATGCCTTCTTTTGCTTCCAGGCACAATGTGAGTGTGGTATATAAACAGTTTTTTACAGCCATCAGCAGCATGGTAAGTGTAACTTACAATTTCGCCAGCGGCCGCCCCTACTACAATCCCAATGCCGATCAGTTCATGAGTAATTTTACCAAACCCTATCATGGAATAAACGCCAGTATCTCTTACCTGACCCACATAAAAGACCATTTCACGGTAGTTTTTGCCTCGGTAAATAATGTATTGGGCACGCAGAATGTATTTGGTTACCGCTACTCTCTCGATGGTTCCAGGCGGCAGGAAATTGGTCAGGCGGCTACCAGGGGAATATTTGTAGGCATGTTTATTTCCATAGGTGCCGGCTTTGAGCCATAA
- a CDS encoding 1-(5-phosphoribosyl)-5-[(5-phosphoribosylamino)methylideneamino]imidazole-4-carboxamide isomerase — MKAAQSMIQIIPSITIYKGKCVKMAPGDFENAEVFDNDPIELAQSFEDHGIKRLQLVDLDGAKRGRVVNHNILRMITSYTNLAVDFSGGILTDSDVRIAFENGAKYITADNVAANERNFFASWVVSYGREKIVLSGDARDGKIVTHGWQKKTDIDLMEFLGYFVERGIKYVKCTDLNQVGQMQGPAFDLYKNILETYPDIYLLASGGVRSIDDIIKLEEIGVHGVMFSTAYYQGKIDLKDLEKMIVQAS, encoded by the coding sequence ATGAAAGCGGCTCAATCTATGATACAAATCATTCCGTCTATTACGATCTACAAAGGCAAATGTGTTAAAATGGCTCCCGGTGATTTTGAAAATGCCGAGGTATTTGACAATGATCCTATAGAGCTGGCTCAATCCTTTGAGGATCATGGTATTAAAAGGCTTCAACTGGTTGACCTGGATGGAGCTAAACGGGGCAGGGTTGTAAATCATAATATACTTCGGATGATCACCAGTTATACCAACCTGGCGGTAGATTTTTCCGGGGGCATTCTTACGGATTCTGATGTGCGGATCGCTTTCGAAAATGGCGCCAAGTATATTACGGCGGATAATGTGGCGGCAAATGAGCGCAATTTCTTTGCTTCGTGGGTAGTGAGTTACGGACGTGAAAAAATTGTACTGTCGGGTGATGCCAGGGACGGAAAAATTGTAACGCATGGATGGCAGAAAAAAACGGATATTGATCTGATGGAATTTCTCGGATACTTTGTAGAACGGGGGATCAAATATGTAAAATGTACTGATCTGAACCAGGTAGGTCAAATGCAAGGCCCTGCCTTTGACCTCTATAAAAACATACTGGAAACCTATCCTGATATTTATTTACTGGCAAGCGGAGGGGTTCGTTCAATAGACGACATTATTAAACTGGAGGAAATCGGCGTACATGGGGTTATGTTCAGTACGGCTTATTATCAGGGTAAAATCGACCTGAAAGACCTGGAAAAAATGATTGTGCAAGCGAGTTAA
- a CDS encoding regulatory protein RecX, with translation MEKANKKKDLSAKEAYQKATAFCAYQERSVQEVKDKLYSLELEEEVVEAIVEQLVEEKFISQERFAKAFAGGKFRLKKWGRNKIRMELKMRGLTDAQIRLGLQEIDPDLYERILFDLLEKKHTLEKTGSEMERKHKLLRFGLSKGYEQDMIWDVINVLIP, from the coding sequence ATGGAGAAAGCGAATAAAAAAAAGGATTTGTCGGCCAAAGAAGCGTATCAAAAGGCAACGGCTTTTTGTGCCTATCAGGAAAGATCTGTTCAGGAAGTAAAAGACAAATTATATAGTCTGGAACTGGAGGAAGAAGTAGTAGAAGCAATAGTAGAGCAACTGGTAGAAGAAAAATTCATCAGCCAGGAACGGTTTGCCAAAGCATTTGCCGGAGGAAAATTCCGCTTAAAAAAATGGGGACGCAATAAAATTAGAATGGAGCTTAAAATGCGGGGCTTAACTGATGCACAAATCCGGCTTGGCTTGCAGGAAATAGATCCAGACCTGTACGAACGCATCCTATTTGACCTGCTGGAGAAAAAACACACCCTGGAAAAAACGGGAAGCGAAATGGAGCGAAAACATAAATTGCTCCGGTTTGGCCTTTCCAAAGGTTATGAGCAGGATATGATCTGGGATGTAATCAACGTCTTAATTCCTTAA
- a CDS encoding MFS transporter: protein MSFGFLGIQFGLGLQNANMSRIFQTLGANIDDIPILWIAAPTTGLLIQPIIGYMSDRTWNGLGRRRPYFLAGAILASLALIVMPNSSVLWVAAGLLWILDASINISMEPFRAFVADMLPSEQRTTGFAMQSFFIGTGAVVASALPYVMNNWFGVANTAAAGEIPLSVEYSFYLGAIAFIGAVIWTVVKTKEYPPDHFRAFHGEAADAEHTSGGIREVFDDFVRMPKTMQQLAVVQFFSWFALFAMWINTTPVVTEYTFGSTDTTSKLYNEGADWVNIMFAVYNGVAALCAFLLPVMARRTSRKTVHIISLIMGGLGLASIFFVRNQYALILSMVGVGVAWASILSMPYAILAGALPPKKMGMYMGIFNFFIVLPQIVAAGILGFFIRNVFNGEVGFTMLLGGISMGIAALMVFFVRDVDDVVATAPAEFRDTITKDLKVERSS, encoded by the coding sequence ATGAGTTTCGGATTCCTCGGGATTCAGTTCGGCCTTGGCTTACAAAATGCCAATATGAGCCGGATCTTTCAAACTTTAGGTGCCAATATTGACGATATTCCTATCTTGTGGATAGCTGCCCCAACCACCGGACTTCTCATTCAGCCTATTATAGGATACATGAGTGACCGTACCTGGAACGGATTGGGCCGCAGAAGGCCCTATTTTCTGGCTGGTGCCATACTGGCTTCATTGGCATTGATTGTTATGCCTAATTCAAGTGTGCTTTGGGTCGCTGCTGGATTACTCTGGATTCTGGATGCTTCTATCAATATTTCTATGGAACCTTTCCGGGCATTTGTAGCCGATATGCTTCCTTCTGAACAGCGAACTACTGGGTTTGCCATGCAGAGTTTCTTTATTGGTACTGGTGCAGTAGTAGCTTCTGCCTTGCCTTATGTGATGAATAACTGGTTTGGTGTGGCCAATACTGCCGCGGCAGGAGAGATTCCGCTTTCTGTGGAGTATTCTTTTTACCTGGGTGCTATTGCTTTTATTGGCGCCGTAATATGGACAGTTGTCAAAACAAAAGAATATCCGCCAGACCATTTTAGAGCCTTTCATGGTGAAGCGGCAGATGCGGAGCATACCTCTGGGGGGATTAGGGAAGTATTCGATGATTTTGTCCGGATGCCCAAAACCATGCAGCAACTGGCGGTGGTGCAGTTTTTTTCCTGGTTTGCGCTTTTTGCGATGTGGATCAATACTACGCCTGTGGTTACTGAATATACTTTTGGCTCTACCGATACTACTTCCAAATTGTACAATGAAGGGGCCGACTGGGTAAATATTATGTTTGCCGTATATAATGGTGTGGCTGCCTTATGTGCATTTTTATTGCCGGTAATGGCCCGCCGGACCAGCCGGAAAACGGTACACATCATCAGCCTGATTATGGGTGGCCTGGGACTAGCTTCCATATTCTTTGTGAGAAACCAGTATGCTTTAATTCTGTCGATGGTAGGTGTGGGTGTCGCCTGGGCTAGCATACTTTCTATGCCCTATGCGATTCTGGCCGGAGCTTTACCGCCCAAGAAAATGGGGATGTACATGGGTATTTTCAACTTCTTTATTGTATTGCCGCAAATTGTAGCCGCCGGAATCCTGGGTTTTTTTATCCGGAATGTATTTAATGGTGAAGTGGGCTTTACTATGCTGCTAGGCGGAATTTCTATGGGAATTGCAGCGCTGATGGTGTTTTTTGTACGGGATGTGGATGATGTGGTGGCCACTGCGCCGGCAGAGTTCCGGGATACGATCACTAAAGACCTAAAAGTGGAGCGCAGCAGTTGA
- a CDS encoding DUF4230 domain-containing protein: MRLIRLLFRITLVGLFLYAVYFFWQKFEGLTEEKPPVVITTHSTVLQEITAMGKLELVKYTFKDVVEHEVVKEWLPDAKAVLIVSGEAVGCIDLTKIKSTDIIEDTDTVIVYLPDPELCVYKINHDQSKVYDVQYAFMGEAQLVNDAFVAAEKQISKSALKMGILTQTQENAQKMLTPFLEKVSGKKVLVRHRLKADLKELRR, translated from the coding sequence ATGCGATTGATACGTTTATTGTTTAGAATCACATTAGTAGGACTATTTTTATACGCTGTTTATTTCTTCTGGCAGAAATTTGAAGGCCTTACGGAAGAGAAACCCCCGGTTGTAATTACAACGCATAGTACGGTTTTACAGGAAATAACCGCCATGGGAAAGCTGGAACTGGTGAAATATACGTTTAAAGATGTAGTAGAACACGAAGTTGTAAAGGAATGGCTGCCCGATGCCAAAGCTGTGTTAATTGTAAGCGGAGAAGCTGTAGGCTGTATTGACCTGACCAAAATAAAATCTACCGATATCATTGAAGATACGGATACGGTGATTGTCTATCTTCCTGACCCGGAATTATGTGTATACAAAATCAATCACGACCAGTCGAAGGTATATGATGTGCAATATGCCTTTATGGGAGAAGCCCAGCTGGTAAACGATGCATTTGTGGCGGCAGAAAAACAAATAAGTAAATCGGCACTAAAAATGGGTATTTTGACTCAAACCCAGGAAAATGCCCAAAAAATGCTAACCCCTTTTCTGGAGAAGGTTTCCGGGAAAAAAGTATTGGTGCGCCACCGGCTCAAAGCTGACCTTAAGGAATTAAGACGTTGA
- a CDS encoding LytR/AlgR family response regulator transcription factor produces the protein MTPPYRTLLIDDEKLAVKRLARLLSEHEDNIEIIGEAYNGADGLQVIELLKPDLIFLDIEMPVLNGFEMLSRLSHIPVVVFATAFEAYAIRAFEENAIDYLLKPVEKERLQLTIQKLGKMYSHTTEYNRKLLHLIEQFKPKKDLISIPVKTGERILLIRLEEITHFEAEDKYVYLNTGDNKKYLIDYTLAALEEKLPPHFIRTSRSTIINRLYIKEIQKYFSGRYVVLLNDKAQTKITSGLSYADKVRSLLEI, from the coding sequence ATGACTCCTCCCTACAGAACCTTACTGATAGATGACGAAAAACTGGCTGTTAAACGATTAGCCCGCTTGCTCAGCGAACATGAAGATAACATAGAAATTATTGGAGAAGCCTATAATGGGGCAGATGGCTTGCAAGTCATTGAACTGCTCAAACCCGACCTGATCTTTCTGGATATTGAAATGCCGGTACTGAACGGTTTTGAAATGCTTTCCAGGCTGAGCCACATTCCGGTTGTAGTATTTGCTACCGCTTTTGAAGCTTATGCCATCCGTGCTTTTGAGGAAAATGCCATTGATTATCTCCTGAAACCTGTTGAAAAAGAAAGGCTGCAACTGACTATTCAAAAACTAGGCAAAATGTACAGCCATACTACCGAATATAATAGGAAGCTCTTACATTTGATTGAGCAGTTCAAGCCTAAAAAAGACCTGATTTCCATTCCTGTAAAAACCGGCGAAAGAATTCTGCTGATCCGGCTGGAAGAAATCACCCATTTTGAAGCGGAGGATAAATATGTATACCTCAACACTGGCGATAACAAAAAGTACCTGATCGATTATACCCTCGCTGCCCTGGAAGAAAAACTGCCTCCTCATTTCATCAGGACCAGCCGGTCTACGATCATCAACCGGCTGTATATTAAGGAAATCCAGAAATACTTCAGTGGCCGATATGTGGTGCTTCTCAACGATAAAGCACAGACTAAAATTACCTCCGGCCTGAGTTATGCGGATAAAGTGCGGAGCCTGCTGGAGATTTAA
- a CDS encoding sensor histidine kinase — protein MKLPFIHKTPGLLLQYIFASLLVLALSGFTHLSSVIIYDFGGKGKTYLMAWLSAFGNGLVVMIAVVVFRTWFKNLQHPFWKYLWLNLSMLFLNFGLNYVLFVVIISSRNIDGNIDPSPEGMRYLYSLHPLMVGSLMMYFFDREQNRTRKITEQEYQLLQLKELKTKAELEALQAKINPHFLYNSLNSIASLVHIDPERAEQMVMLLSKFFRYSTSVQHQYFHTMGEEIAMVTTYLEVEKVRFDERLNYEIRFTDENVQNSLIPRFLLQPLAENAIKHGISKVAQQGKIEIIISRQGEYVQIIIHDNGPAFPQQLTTSYGLQSTSDKLRMLCGEDARMEIINGAYKHLKITLKYQPALSPETAQLESVPVKNN, from the coding sequence ATGAAGCTACCTTTTATCCATAAAACGCCTGGGCTATTACTTCAGTACATTTTTGCTTCTTTACTCGTGCTTGCTTTGTCTGGCTTTACACATTTAAGCAGTGTAATCATTTATGACTTTGGCGGGAAGGGAAAAACCTACCTGATGGCATGGCTGTCGGCCTTTGGCAATGGACTCGTAGTAATGATTGCTGTGGTAGTGTTCAGAACCTGGTTTAAAAACCTGCAACATCCCTTCTGGAAGTATCTCTGGCTGAATCTAAGTATGCTGTTTCTGAACTTCGGGCTCAATTATGTGCTATTTGTTGTTATTATTTCCTCTAGAAACATTGATGGAAATATTGATCCTTCGCCGGAAGGAATGCGCTATTTGTATTCATTGCATCCCCTGATGGTGGGTAGCCTGATGATGTATTTCTTCGACCGGGAACAAAACCGTACCCGCAAGATCACCGAACAGGAATACCAGCTTTTGCAGTTGAAGGAACTAAAAACCAAAGCCGAACTGGAAGCTCTACAAGCGAAGATCAATCCGCATTTCCTGTATAATTCACTCAATTCCATTGCCAGCCTGGTCCATATCGACCCCGAACGGGCAGAGCAAATGGTGATGCTTTTGTCGAAGTTTTTCCGCTACAGCACTAGTGTTCAACACCAGTATTTTCATACGATGGGTGAAGAAATAGCCATGGTTACCACCTATCTGGAGGTGGAAAAAGTGCGTTTTGACGAGCGGCTGAATTATGAGATCCGGTTTACAGATGAGAACGTACAAAATAGTTTGATTCCCCGCTTCTTATTACAGCCACTGGCAGAAAATGCAATCAAACATGGCATTTCAAAAGTTGCCCAGCAGGGTAAAATTGAAATTATTATTTCCAGGCAAGGGGAATACGTTCAGATTATTATTCATGACAATGGACCGGCTTTTCCGCAGCAGTTAACTACCAGCTATGGCTTACAAAGCACCAGCGACAAACTGCGCATGCTTTGCGGCGAAGATGCCAGAATGGAAATTATAAACGGAGCATACAAACACTTAAAAATTACCCTGAAGTATCAACCCGCTCTTTCTCCGGAAACTGCTCAACTGGAAAGTGTCCCTGTTAAAAATAACTAA
- a CDS encoding gamma-glutamylcyclotransferase family protein — translation MTEEINEYLFSYGTLQYEQVQLDIFGRVLQGTADTLGGYTLSNIIIRDESFHTKAEQEYFPIATVSTNQADAIPGHVFTLTPLELLAADRYEPREYRRIKVVLQSEREAWVYVAASPIV, via the coding sequence ATGACTGAAGAAATAAATGAATACCTATTCTCCTATGGAACCTTGCAATATGAACAAGTACAACTGGATATATTTGGAAGGGTTTTACAGGGCACAGCGGACACTTTGGGAGGCTACACCCTTTCCAATATTATCATTCGGGATGAATCCTTTCATACAAAGGCAGAACAAGAATATTTTCCGATAGCTACTGTTTCCACAAATCAAGCAGATGCCATTCCGGGGCATGTATTTACTCTTACACCTCTGGAACTATTAGCTGCAGATAGATATGAACCAAGGGAATACCGAAGAATAAAAGTTGTGCTTCAATCCGAAAGGGAAGCATGGGTATATGTGGCTGCTTCCCCTATTGTATAA